DNA sequence from the Prochlorothrix hollandica PCC 9006 = CALU 1027 genome:
GTCTCATCGCAGTGACGCACAGGCGCTTGCTGCACATAGCTCTGGGCTTCGGACACGACGCTCTCTAGGCTCTCACTCAAGTCTTGGCGCAGGCTGTTCACTGTTCCCACCGACAGTTGCACATCCAGCACTTCATCCAACAGCTTCACCACTTGCTGGTGACTCTGGTGACCCACGCTACTTAAATACCCCACGAAGGCGGTCAGCCTCTCCCCGTACCCTTTCTCGCAGACTCCTTCCGGCAACTTCGCCCTCGTCTTTTCCCCACAGTGGGGGCACTCCAACTGATGCAGGCGATGTTCTTCAATTCTCACCAACACGGGCGGCAACTCTACCACTTGGTGCCGCTGGGGGGTCGCGTCTTCCCCTGTCAACTCACTCCCACAACACCGGCATTGATTCGGGTAATGCTCCTGCACGACTTCACAGCGCTCTACTGGATAAAACCCTCTCCCTTTACCCTCATGACCTTTCTGGCCCCCACGCTGACGCTCACTCTTGGCACGGCTCTCTTTCTTTTTCCCCCGAAATCCATCTTGGGACGGGGGCTTGGACGAATTCTCTGAGGTCTGAGACGACTGCTCTTCGAGACGGGCTAGACGCTCCTCTAGTCCCTTCAGGTGCTTTTTGGCTTGCTCCAACTCTGCCAACAGCAGACTGACCGATGCTTTGACACAGGCCGGGGTCTGCTCCCAGGCTTCGATGGGCACAGGTATGGGGGGACAGATGGCTGGCTCGGATTGACTCATGCTTATGACTCTACACCCTACGGACTCCCCTTAAACCCCCTTTCTTCCGTCAACCCCTGAATAGTTACGCTTCCATGTGGTGGAATATCGGGGGTTTGAAAAGTTTTGTGAGGGGCGAGCCTACACAGAAATGGCGGGAATTACTGCCCGTATCTGTGGCATTTGTCCCGTCAGTCACCTGTTGGCAGCGGCTAAAACCGGGGATAAGATTCTAGCCGTGAAGGTGCCGATCGCCGCCGAAAAACTCCGGCGCTTAATGAACCTAGCCCAACTGACCCAATCCCACGCCCTCTCCTTTTTCCACCTCAGCAGCCCCGACTTTCTCCTGGGCTGGGACAGTGATCCCGCCCGACGCAACGTCTTTGGGTTAATTGATGCCAACCCCGACTTAGCCCGCGCCGGTATTCGACTGCGCCAGTTTGGCCAAACCATCATTGAACTGTTGGGGGCACGGAAAATCCATGCAGCCTGGACAGTGCCCGGTGGCGTGCGATCGCCCCTCACCGAAGAAAGCCGCCAGTGGATCCTCGATCGTCTCCCGGAATCCTTCGCCACCCTCCAAACCGCCCTCGACCTTTTTAAGGGACTGCTGGACAAAGCCCTCAAGGACGAAGTGGGCATTTTCGGGGAATTTCCCTCCCTCTTCATGAGCCTAGTAGCTGCCGATGGGGCGTGGGAACACTATGGGGGACACCTGCGCTTTGTGGATGGCCAGGGCACGATCGTCGCCGACAACCTCAGCGAAGATAACTACCTCGACTTCCTGGGGGAAGGGGTAGAAAAATGGTCGTACCTCAAATTTCCCTACTATCGGCCCCTGGGATACCCCGCAGGCATTTACCGCGTGGGTCCCCTAGCCCGCCTCAACACCTGTAGCCACATTGGCACCCCCCGCGCCGATGCAGAACTGGGGGAAATGCGCCAGCGCTTTCATGCCCCCGTCACCTCCTCCTTCCTCTACCACTACGCCCGCCTGATCGAAATTCTGGCCTGCCTGGAAAAAATCCAGGACTTAATGGCAGACCCCGATCTCCTATCCAACCGCTGCCGCGCCACGGGAGGCGTTAACGAACTAGAAGCCGTGGGGGTCAGTGAAGCGCCACGGGGCACCCTTTTCCACCATTACAAAGTGGATGAAAATGGACTCATTGAAAAAGTCAACCTCATTATCGCCACTGGCCAAAACAACCTGGCCATGAACAAAACCGTGACCCAGATCGCCAAACACTATATCCAAGGTCCCGATATTCCCGAAGGCTTCCTCAACCGCGTGGAAGCGGGGATCCGCTGTTACGATCCCTGTCTCTCCTGTTCCACCCATGCCGCCGGCCAAATGCCCCTCCATGTGGAACTGGTGGGTCCCGACGGCACCGTTCTCCAGGAAGCGCTGCGGGACTAGGCCAGCGGCTCCCCAGGTTCTGATCCCAAATTTGATCCAGGCACCTCGACTAATTGTGGCAGGCGGCTTCGCCGCCTGCCACAACCGCTATTCTTGCGTTGGTACAGGAGCGAGAATTTGGATTTTTTGCAGTGCCCATCCCAAATTTGATCCCAAAAAACAGGGTGACCTCCCAAGCCATGGAAGGCCACCCGTTATACCCTCAGGATTCGGGATTAATCAGCATCCTGGTAAGAACGCGGCGGCTGAGACCCTTGGCCTGATTGCATATAGCCATGCTCAAAGGCTAGGCGCACCAACTGGGCACGGTTGCCCACATCCAACTTGTTCAACATATTAGTGATGTGGGTTTGAACCGTGCGGGGACTAATGCCCAGATGATCGCCAATTTGTCGGTTCGTAAAGCCTTGGGCCACCTCCCAGAACACCTTATTCTCCGATCGGGTCAAAGGGAGAGGTTCACGCACCTGGGTTGGTGGAGCTTTGGGCCGTTTTTTGGTCACCTGTAGGGACACTAGAAAATTACGAACCCGTTCATTGCGACCCATGTGGGCAGCGATTTTTGCCCTTAACTCCGCTAAATGAACAGGCTTTTGGAGGTAATCATCAGCCCCCACCCCATAGCTTTGGATTCGGGTCTCTAAATCTCCCTCAGTGGATAGAAACAAAAACGGAATCAGATGAGTTTGGGTTTCGCTGTGAATGCGCCGACAGAGATCAAGGCCGTTGCCGTCGGGCAACTCCACCTCTGAGAGGATGAGATCGGGGTGGGAATGGCTTAGGTATTGGAGCGCTTCCTGGCCAGAGGAACTCACTGAAACAGTGTAGTTATGGGTGATGAGATCATCAGCCAAAGCCTTGAGATCAGGATTTTCCGTATCTATCAGAAGAATGGTGGACATAATAACGCGAAAGTGGATAATTTTTCAGAAGAACCCCCCCCATGGGTTTGAAGTTATGGCGAAACCTATGATCATGAGGGGTCTACCGTACTGCTGCCCAAGACAAGAGCAGCGTCTGGAGCGCCTCCCATGGGTAGGTGTCACCAGGGTGGGAACGCCGGGATGGGGTTCAGTAGGCTAGAGATACCAGGCCAGAGATACCAGGCTAGAGATACCAGGCTAGTCAGACCGGCAACAGACGGCTAGGGACAGAACCCCATGGAACAGAACCCCATGGAACCGATCCAGAGCCAGGGGACTACAACCCCCAGCCCATACCCCCCTGGAGCCTCGGCTATAGCCAACGCTGGCAGACGACAACGGGAGGGCTTAGACTCCGCCTTAATGGTGGATCTAAACCGTAGTTGTTGCTCCTGGGCAGTTCTATCGATCTGTACGCCAGCTTGAACACACCCCTTTGAACACACCCCCTTAAACACACCACCGTTAACGGAATTCGTAGTTGCCGTAGCATTTCCCATCCAAACCCAGGAATTTCTACTAATAAGGGTGGTATCACATCGAGTTGCACCGGTTACTCAGGCATTAGGTTTATGATTAGTCCTACCTTGCCCAGGGATGATGATATAAAACCTGTAGGTTTCATGTCACTGGGGAAGTGAACCCATGAAACGAACTAGTTTATATAGCTTAACCCATAATGCCTCAAAAACCCATCATAGGATCATATTTTTTTTTGAGAGTGGCCCTAAATCTGGGTATCAACTTAGGCCAGGACAGTGGGGCACTCCGCGCCCCACTGTTCCGTTAATCTTGTCCCGCTGTCAGCGGTAAGCCGGCTGGAGAAGGGGCGTTGCTGGAGTCTTCCCCTTTTTAGCATGTCTACTTAACTTTTAGCTGTATGCCCGCCGTCTTGCTTCAGTAGATTTACGGATTTTTCGATCATGACTATCCCTCGCTGAGTCTGCCCTTTCCTAGGCTAGCAATACTCCCCAGATCAGGATAGAACCGGGTAGGATAAGCGATTCTTCGGATCAACTGCTGGAGAACTCCTCTCCGGGGTACGATCGACCCGGGCTAAACCCGACGCTCTGAGACCCGGTGCCCCTCGAACGTTCAGCGTCAGCGGTATCATGAACAGTAACCCGAACGCCCGATCGAGTCGGGTTTCGTCTGCAGATATCATGGCAGAGAACTGCAGA
Encoded proteins:
- a CDS encoding response regulator transcription factor, whose translation is MSTILLIDTENPDLKALADDLITHNYTVSVSSSGQEALQYLSHSHPDLILSEVELPDGNGLDLCRRIHSETQTHLIPFLFLSTEGDLETRIQSYGVGADDYLQKPVHLAELRAKIAAHMGRNERVRNFLVSLQVTKKRPKAPPTQVREPLPLTRSENKVFWEVAQGFTNRQIGDHLGISPRTVQTHITNMLNKLDVGNRAQLVRLAFEHGYMQSGQGSQPPRSYQDAD